One window from the genome of Scatophagus argus isolate fScaArg1 chromosome 13, fScaArg1.pri, whole genome shotgun sequence encodes:
- the LOC124069698 gene encoding WW domain-containing adapter protein with coiled-coil-like isoform X2, translating into MVMYARKPTRVSDGCTDRRDSQSYQTHKSQPKSQSSSLHRYDKVRDGSSDPTPPYKMLRRSDESPVSRHGDGTGHGKTKTSHTVRGKNGTSSSPLENSLNSSTHHGSDSHATQSKPADKHQDPADDWTEHISSSGKKYYYNCRTEVSQWEKPKDLLEREQRQKDSLKMAANSFPRDMDYRQEALQDKATTKTTSGDQSTASNSGHSSSSSSSQSLNSAPGALGSTPSTLSSSSSTSSSSSSSSSVPQSVQSPSPALLQDPALLHQLLPALQATLQMNNGSMDMAKLNEVLAAAVTQASLRSVLHKLLTAGPAFNVTALLSAAQHSNQAQHSSQSPVSLTSDASSPRPYVSPRNGTPQGNQKSLLGVHAVNVTPSQGSMSSGKQGSVPLSQTAEKRPEDPRTLQQRSQEILCVGSNTSGAALPHVPSSSTSQTQADTPASFTPTLAAHFDENLIRHIQGWPSENVEKQAARLREDVHNMGSLYMSEICTEMKNLRSLVRVCEIQATLREQRILFLRQQSKELDKLKNQNSYMV; encoded by the exons ATGGTGATGTATGCAAGGAAACCAACAAGAGTCAGCGATGG GTGTACCGACAGAAGGGATTCACAATCCTATCAG ACCCATAAATCTCAACCAAAGAGCCAGTCCAGCAGCCTTCACCGTTATGACAAGGTGCGCGATGGCTCATCTGATCCCACACCCCCTTACAAGATGCTGCGGCGCTCAGATGAAAGTCCTGTCAGCAGACATGGAGACGGCACTGGACATGGCAAGACAAAAACCTCTCACACAGTTAGAGGAAAAAATG GGACCAGCAGCTCTCCTCTGGAAAACTCTCTCAACAGCAGCACCCACCATGGCTCAGACTCACATGCGACTCAGAGCAAGCCCGCAGACAAG CACCAGGACCCAGCAGATGACTGGACAGAACACATCAGCTCCTCTGGGAAGAAGTACTACTACAACTGTAGGACTGAGGTCTCCCAGTGGGAGAAGCCCAAGGACCTGTTGGAGAG GGAACAACGACAGAAAGACTCACTTAAGATGGCGGCAAACAGTTTCCCCAGGGACATGGACTACAGACAAGAGGCCTTGCAGGACAAAGCCACAACAA AGACCACATCAGGGGACCAATCCACAGCATCCAACTCCGGCcattcctcctcttcctcttcttctcagaGCCTGAACTCTGCTCCCGGTGCTTTAGGTTCCACCCCTTCcactttgtcctcctcctcctccacttcctcctcttcctcctcctcctcttccgtTCCCCAGTCTGTCCAGTCCCCCTCACCGGCGCTGCTGCAAGACCCGGCCCTCCTGCATCAGCTCCTCCCAGCGCTACAGGCTACTCTGCAGATGAACAACGGCAGTATGGATATGGCAAAGCTCAATGAGG TCTTGGCAGCTGCTGTCACCCAAGCTTCCTTGCGGTCTGTGCTTCATAAGCTCCTCACTGCTGGACCTGCTTTCAACGTCACTGCTCTGCTCTCAGCTGCTCAGCACTCCAACCAAG CCCAGCACTCCAGTCAGTCGCCTGTCTCTCTGACTTCGGATGCATCATCACCGCGGCCATACGTCTCACCACGGAATGGCACACCGCAGGGCAACCAGAAATCCCTCTTGGGTGTGCACGCTGTCAACGTCACACCCTCACAA GGCAGCATGTCTTCAGGTAAACAAGGATCAGTCCCGCTGTCTCAGACGGCAGAGAAACGTCCAGAGGACCCCAGAACTCTCCAGCAGAGAAG CCAGGAGATTCTGTGCGTGGGATCAAACACATCTGGTGCTGCGCTGCCCCATGTCccctccagcagcaccagccaAACCCAGGCCGACACCCCCGCTTCCTTCACCCCTACTCTGGCAGCTCATTTTGATGAGAACCTCATCAGACATATCCAAGGATGGCCTTCAGAGAATGTTGAGAAACAG GCGGCTCGATTGCGTGAAGACGTCCACAACATGGGTAGCTTGTACATGTCCGAGATCTGCACAGAGATGAAAAATCTCCGCTCGCTGGTCAGAGTATGTGAAATTCAGGCCACACTGAGGGAACAGAG AATCCTGTTTCTGAGGCAGCAGAGCAAAGAGTTGGACAAGCTGAAGAACCAGAACTCCTATATGGTGTGA
- the LOC124069698 gene encoding WW domain-containing adapter protein with coiled-coil-like isoform X1 encodes MVMYARKPTRVSDGCTDRRDSQSYQTHKSQPKSQSSSLHRYDKVRDGSSDPTPPYKMLRRSDESPVSRHGDGTGHGKTKTSHTVRGKNGTSSSPLENSLNSSTHHGSDSHATQSKPADKHQDPADDWTEHISSSGKKYYYNCRTEVSQWEKPKDLLEREQRQKDSLKMAANSFPRDMDYRQEALQDKATTKTTSGDQSTASNSGHSSSSSSSQSLNSAPGALGSTPSTLSSSSSTSSSSSSSSSVPQSVQSPSPALLQDPALLHQLLPALQATLQMNNGSMDMAKLNEVLAAAVTQASLRSVLHKLLTAGPAFNVTALLSAAQHSNQAQHSSQSPVSLTSDASSPRPYVSPRNGTPQGNQKSLLGVHAVNVTPSQVRGSMSSGKQGSVPLSQTAEKRPEDPRTLQQRSQEILCVGSNTSGAALPHVPSSSTSQTQADTPASFTPTLAAHFDENLIRHIQGWPSENVEKQAARLREDVHNMGSLYMSEICTEMKNLRSLVRVCEIQATLREQRILFLRQQSKELDKLKNQNSYMV; translated from the exons ATGGTGATGTATGCAAGGAAACCAACAAGAGTCAGCGATGG GTGTACCGACAGAAGGGATTCACAATCCTATCAG ACCCATAAATCTCAACCAAAGAGCCAGTCCAGCAGCCTTCACCGTTATGACAAGGTGCGCGATGGCTCATCTGATCCCACACCCCCTTACAAGATGCTGCGGCGCTCAGATGAAAGTCCTGTCAGCAGACATGGAGACGGCACTGGACATGGCAAGACAAAAACCTCTCACACAGTTAGAGGAAAAAATG GGACCAGCAGCTCTCCTCTGGAAAACTCTCTCAACAGCAGCACCCACCATGGCTCAGACTCACATGCGACTCAGAGCAAGCCCGCAGACAAG CACCAGGACCCAGCAGATGACTGGACAGAACACATCAGCTCCTCTGGGAAGAAGTACTACTACAACTGTAGGACTGAGGTCTCCCAGTGGGAGAAGCCCAAGGACCTGTTGGAGAG GGAACAACGACAGAAAGACTCACTTAAGATGGCGGCAAACAGTTTCCCCAGGGACATGGACTACAGACAAGAGGCCTTGCAGGACAAAGCCACAACAA AGACCACATCAGGGGACCAATCCACAGCATCCAACTCCGGCcattcctcctcttcctcttcttctcagaGCCTGAACTCTGCTCCCGGTGCTTTAGGTTCCACCCCTTCcactttgtcctcctcctcctccacttcctcctcttcctcctcctcctcttccgtTCCCCAGTCTGTCCAGTCCCCCTCACCGGCGCTGCTGCAAGACCCGGCCCTCCTGCATCAGCTCCTCCCAGCGCTACAGGCTACTCTGCAGATGAACAACGGCAGTATGGATATGGCAAAGCTCAATGAGG TCTTGGCAGCTGCTGTCACCCAAGCTTCCTTGCGGTCTGTGCTTCATAAGCTCCTCACTGCTGGACCTGCTTTCAACGTCACTGCTCTGCTCTCAGCTGCTCAGCACTCCAACCAAG CCCAGCACTCCAGTCAGTCGCCTGTCTCTCTGACTTCGGATGCATCATCACCGCGGCCATACGTCTCACCACGGAATGGCACACCGCAGGGCAACCAGAAATCCCTCTTGGGTGTGCACGCTGTCAACGTCACACCCTCACAAGTAAGG GGCAGCATGTCTTCAGGTAAACAAGGATCAGTCCCGCTGTCTCAGACGGCAGAGAAACGTCCAGAGGACCCCAGAACTCTCCAGCAGAGAAG CCAGGAGATTCTGTGCGTGGGATCAAACACATCTGGTGCTGCGCTGCCCCATGTCccctccagcagcaccagccaAACCCAGGCCGACACCCCCGCTTCCTTCACCCCTACTCTGGCAGCTCATTTTGATGAGAACCTCATCAGACATATCCAAGGATGGCCTTCAGAGAATGTTGAGAAACAG GCGGCTCGATTGCGTGAAGACGTCCACAACATGGGTAGCTTGTACATGTCCGAGATCTGCACAGAGATGAAAAATCTCCGCTCGCTGGTCAGAGTATGTGAAATTCAGGCCACACTGAGGGAACAGAG AATCCTGTTTCTGAGGCAGCAGAGCAAAGAGTTGGACAAGCTGAAGAACCAGAACTCCTATATGGTGTGA
- the LOC124069698 gene encoding WW domain-containing adapter protein with coiled-coil-like isoform X3, with translation MVMYARKPTRVSDGCTDRRDSQSYQTHKSQPKSQSSSLHRYDKVRDGSSDPTPPYKMLRRSDESPVSRHGDGTGHGKTKTSHTVRGKNGTSSSPLENSLNSSTHHGSDSHATQSKPADKHQDPADDWTEHISSSGKKYYYNCRTEVSQWEKPKDLLEREQRQKDSLKMAANSFPRDMDYRQEALQDKATTKTTSGDQSTASNSGHSSSSSSSQSLNSAPGALGSTPSTLSSSSSTSSSSSSSSSVPQSVQSPSPALLQDPALLHQLLPALQATLQMNNGSMDMAKLNEAQHSSQSPVSLTSDASSPRPYVSPRNGTPQGNQKSLLGVHAVNVTPSQVRGSMSSGKQGSVPLSQTAEKRPEDPRTLQQRSQEILCVGSNTSGAALPHVPSSSTSQTQADTPASFTPTLAAHFDENLIRHIQGWPSENVEKQAARLREDVHNMGSLYMSEICTEMKNLRSLVRVCEIQATLREQRILFLRQQSKELDKLKNQNSYMV, from the exons ATGGTGATGTATGCAAGGAAACCAACAAGAGTCAGCGATGG GTGTACCGACAGAAGGGATTCACAATCCTATCAG ACCCATAAATCTCAACCAAAGAGCCAGTCCAGCAGCCTTCACCGTTATGACAAGGTGCGCGATGGCTCATCTGATCCCACACCCCCTTACAAGATGCTGCGGCGCTCAGATGAAAGTCCTGTCAGCAGACATGGAGACGGCACTGGACATGGCAAGACAAAAACCTCTCACACAGTTAGAGGAAAAAATG GGACCAGCAGCTCTCCTCTGGAAAACTCTCTCAACAGCAGCACCCACCATGGCTCAGACTCACATGCGACTCAGAGCAAGCCCGCAGACAAG CACCAGGACCCAGCAGATGACTGGACAGAACACATCAGCTCCTCTGGGAAGAAGTACTACTACAACTGTAGGACTGAGGTCTCCCAGTGGGAGAAGCCCAAGGACCTGTTGGAGAG GGAACAACGACAGAAAGACTCACTTAAGATGGCGGCAAACAGTTTCCCCAGGGACATGGACTACAGACAAGAGGCCTTGCAGGACAAAGCCACAACAA AGACCACATCAGGGGACCAATCCACAGCATCCAACTCCGGCcattcctcctcttcctcttcttctcagaGCCTGAACTCTGCTCCCGGTGCTTTAGGTTCCACCCCTTCcactttgtcctcctcctcctccacttcctcctcttcctcctcctcctcttccgtTCCCCAGTCTGTCCAGTCCCCCTCACCGGCGCTGCTGCAAGACCCGGCCCTCCTGCATCAGCTCCTCCCAGCGCTACAGGCTACTCTGCAGATGAACAACGGCAGTATGGATATGGCAAAGCTCAATGAGG CCCAGCACTCCAGTCAGTCGCCTGTCTCTCTGACTTCGGATGCATCATCACCGCGGCCATACGTCTCACCACGGAATGGCACACCGCAGGGCAACCAGAAATCCCTCTTGGGTGTGCACGCTGTCAACGTCACACCCTCACAAGTAAGG GGCAGCATGTCTTCAGGTAAACAAGGATCAGTCCCGCTGTCTCAGACGGCAGAGAAACGTCCAGAGGACCCCAGAACTCTCCAGCAGAGAAG CCAGGAGATTCTGTGCGTGGGATCAAACACATCTGGTGCTGCGCTGCCCCATGTCccctccagcagcaccagccaAACCCAGGCCGACACCCCCGCTTCCTTCACCCCTACTCTGGCAGCTCATTTTGATGAGAACCTCATCAGACATATCCAAGGATGGCCTTCAGAGAATGTTGAGAAACAG GCGGCTCGATTGCGTGAAGACGTCCACAACATGGGTAGCTTGTACATGTCCGAGATCTGCACAGAGATGAAAAATCTCCGCTCGCTGGTCAGAGTATGTGAAATTCAGGCCACACTGAGGGAACAGAG AATCCTGTTTCTGAGGCAGCAGAGCAAAGAGTTGGACAAGCTGAAGAACCAGAACTCCTATATGGTGTGA